A segment of the Arachis hypogaea cultivar Tifrunner chromosome 5, arahy.Tifrunner.gnm2.J5K5, whole genome shotgun sequence genome:
AATAAAAAATAACacttatctattatataaaacaCCACTTATTAACGAACTAATTATCTATTACTCTTttgttatatattaatagataataGAAATGGATAGATACTATTAATAAATGTAAAGAAAATAGCTTGAGACAAGAAATAAACTTTTGGATAAAACAAAggactactaatttttttataatattgggTTGTCTCGTGAGATTTACCATAACATTAGAATTTATCGGTGAATTTCgttaatataaaatagttattggAAAAAAAATCGTTAGTAATGATAGATGGGGtagaattgaattaaaaactttgtttgaatagataataaaaaataaaataaaataaaataaaataaaaataataaaaaataaaaaaattattttatattttgtttgaataaaaaaataaaaaaagaatttttttatttgaatgaaaaaataaaaaaaattataattaaaaaattatattaatatcattatatcttttatttttttaattgatcaaagaataaattaataattttatacttaATACACATTTTTTTAGTCATTTTTATCTCAATATtgagagaaaaatattttcatgAGTCCTACATCATTTTTTtgtactctatttttctttttcatctaaacaacaaaaaattcacattttcatctattttattttttcatttttttttcttttcgtatTCTCCTAATTTAAACAAAGTGTTAgtgtaaataaaatttaaattaaaaaatttaaaatggcaaATAGAATTAAGTTGGAATTAAGCGCCATCCTACCCAATGTATTGCAGAGGAAATGAAGGTTGAATGTGATTAGATTCAAAATGCATCTCCTAGTCTCCTACGACAAGATTCAGCATCAATCAGCAAAGCTTCAGTGTTGGTTTCACTTGCAAACCGTGAATGAGCATCTCTTTGACTTCTTCTACTCTCGCTCGCTCAATATCATGGAAAAAAAAACCACACCTTTGAACATTCaactccattattattatttatttattttttattaatattatgtttgtttgagaaaaaaataaaaaaaaataaaaaaaataattattttctattatttaattaaagaaaaaaattaaaaaaaataaataaaaaaattggtgaaaacattaaaaaaaaaactaataactaaaaaaaaaaaaaatccaccctatttcttttcttgttatttcttttctctctattttttttttcccaaACAAAAATAGTCTAAATAAAAACTGAGATTCACACAAATTCAACACAGCAGAGAGTTGAGCCAAGTCAAAGTCTTCCATTTTCTCCATCTCCATTCTGCCATTAAATGCTGAGAACAAATTGAAAcataaaccaaaccaaaccaaacatgTTTCTCAGAAAACACGGTCTCTTGTTGTTACTCACCACAGTTGTTGTCCTTtctgccaccaccaccaccaccgctaTATCACCAGGCTCCACCCTCTCAGCTACCTCCAACCAAACATGGAGTTCACCGAGCTCCACCTTCTTCTTAGGCTTCGTCCCCGTCAGCCCAACCACCACCCCTCCCACCTTCACTGCCTCCATCTTCTACTCCGGCAACTCCCCCGTCGTCTGGTCCGCCGCCAACGCCACGCCCGTCGACTCCGGAGCCTCCCTCCGCTTCCTATCCTCCGGCGCCCTCCGTCTCCTCAACGGCTCCGGCGCCACCGTCTGGGACTCCGGCACGGCCAACCGCGGCGCCTCCTCCGCGACGCTTGAAGACAGTGGCAATTTGGTAATTTCCAACGGAAGCCGCACCCCTCTGTGGCAATCGTTCGACCACCCCACCGATACACTTGTCCCCTCTCAGAATTTCAGTTCCGGTAAGATTCTGAGATCTGGTTCTTACTCTTTTATCCTTAAGAGTAATGGGAATTTAACCCTGTATTGGAACGATAGCATGTTGTATTGGAACCAAGGCTTGAATTCCTCTGTTAATACTGTGAGTAAACCTGTTTTGGCGTTGCAATCCATTGGAATTTTGCAACTTTCTGATACAAATTTGACAAGTGCAGCTATTGTTGCTTATAGTAATGACTATGCTGAGGGTGGTAGTGATGTTTTGAGAGTTTTGAAATTGGATAATGATGGAAATTTGAGGATTTATACCACTTCCAAGGGTAGTGGAAACCCTACTGCTATGTGGGCTGCAGTTGAGGATCAGTGTGAGGTTTATGCTTATTGTGGGAACTATGGTATCTGTAGTTATAATGCTTCGAATCCCGTTTGTGGTTGCCCTTCTCAGAATTTTGAGATGGTGGATCCCAATGATAGTAGGAAAGGGTGTAGGAGGAAGGTGAGTCTCAACAATTGCCAAGGGAATGCAACCATGTTGACCTTGAATCATGCTCAGTTGCTCACTTATTCCCCTGAGGTTCAGTCGCAGGTGTTCTACATCGGTATATCAGCTTGCAAGGGAAATTGTCTTTCCAACACTAACGGTTGTTTTGCTTCTACTGCCTTGGGGGATGGCACGGGGCAATGTTACTTGAAGTCTCAAGATTTGGTCTCCGGATATGTGAGTCCAGCACTGCCTAGCACTTCTTATATCAAGGTTTGTCCACCGGTGCTTCAGAATCCGCCACCTTCAGGGGTGTCTGTGAAGCACAAGAGCTCGAGAGTACCGGCTTGGGTTgtggtggttgtggttttggGCACTCTTCTAGCCTTGGTTGCCTTTGAAGGTGGTTTGTGGATGTGGTGTTGTAGGAACAACAAAAGGTTTGGTGCATTGTCTGCTCAGTATGCTCTCCTTGAGTATGCTTCTGGTGCGCCCGTCCAGTTCTCCTACAAGGAGCTTGAGCGCGCGACAAAGGGCTTCAAGGAGAAGCTTGGAGCTGGAGGATTTGGTGCTGTCTACAGAGGAATTCTTGTTAATAAAACCGTGGCTGCAGTGAAGCAACTCGAGGGCATCGAGCAAGGTGAGAAACAGTTTAGGATGGAAGTTGCTACCATTAGTAGCACTCATCATCTCAACTTGGTTAGGCTTATTGGCTTTTGCTCGGAAGGGCGCCACAGGCTTTTAGTTTATGAGTTCATGAAAAATGGTTCTCTAGATAATTTTCTATTCATGTCAGAGGAACATTCAGGAAAATTGTTGAATTGGGAATATCGATACAGCGTCGCTCTTGGCACTGCGAGGGGCATCACATACCTTCACGAGGAGTGTCGCGACTGCATAGTCCATTGTgatataaagcctgaaaacattCTCTTAGACGAGAATTATGTTTCTAAGGTATCTGACTTTGGTCTTGCAAAGCTTGTAAATCCAAAGGACCATAGGCATAGGACCTTGACCAGTGTGAGAGGAACCAGAGGATACTTAGCACCCGAGTGGCTTGCAAATCTTCCCATAACATCTAAGTCTGATGTTTACAGCTACGGCATGGTTTTGTTGGAGATTGTGAGTGGAAGGAGGAATTTCGAAGTCTCGGAGGAAACTAATAGGAAAAAGTTCTCCATTTGGGCTTATGAAGAGTTTGAGAAAGGCAACATCATTGGAATTGTGGACAAAAGGCTAGCCGACCAAGAAGTCGACATGGCGCAAGTGACAAGAGCCATTCAGGCAAGCTTTTGGTGCATCCAGGAGCAGCCCTCCCATAGACCGACGATGAGCAGAGTGGTTCAAATGCTTGAAGGCGTTGCTGAGATAGAGAGGCCGCCGGCACCAAGGTTGGCTATGGAAGGACCTGTTGTTAGTGGAACAAGCACAAACATAAGTAGCAATGTCAGTGCATTCTCCACAGCTGCAGCTTCACCCCATGATCCTTCCTCGTCGTCGTCATTTCAGACCAGCAGTGTGTCCACCTTAACCTTGGGAAGGAACACCGAGAAGGTATCTTCATCTCTCTTACAATCAGAACCATGAATGGTTACCAATCTTTTTTTTCCTTCATGATTACCAATAAGAATTGCCTCATAGCTACATTCACATTCACTTGCTATTTGATTCTGGAACAGCAAAACTAAGCTTTGCTGCTCAAATAACTTGTATCATAATATTCACAACATAGTGTGTATTTACCAACATCACTGTATACTTATACTAGTTTGTACTTTGTAATTAGGGAGTGCAAGCAAAAGCAGAAGCAATCATCTGTATTGAATTCCTGTAATTTTTTTGCATAATGTGTATAGGTATATCCATAATGAATGGGCAGAATATTATCAAATGATCAGTTTGTTCATTTTAtcaaattaatgttattttagTTCATGATTATAAAATAAAGAACTATGCTgcttataaaatacatgttagagtATAAAtacaaattgaaaataaattaaactacttatatatttatatataaatatattggtggttgattttagtgattaattttggtgtataaataacatttttataaactaaagTATATATGGATTGGCAATGTATTAGTTAGTACTTTGTATACCCGTGACTCTAAAAATTCCCATGGTCTTCAAAGAATCCACGTCAATCACCCTTCGAATGCaaaattatgtgaatgtgatCATGCATTGTATTCATGTATTGTATTGTATTGCGTATGTTATTTGAAGCTGACTtatattgagaagaagaagaagaagaaacatataTACATGAAATTGTGAACGCGTCAAAGTCTTAATGTCTAACGACTCCAATTAGAATATACCAATATGAGTATATGACTTGGCTCCAGCTGTGCCACAATTCAGAGAGTAGCTTTTCGTCAAGTTGGAAGTTACCAAATTACCCATTTAATTACCCCAAAGCTTCAAATAAAGACTTATTTTAATATGAGAAATTATAAAAAGTCAATGGACAATGTGCACAATGGAAGTTtatgaagtattagagatataaccattaatgttACATTATCTCAGGTTATGAGTGAGTTCATAACATGGTATTGGAGTTTTAGATCCGAAAGGTCGTGAttttatgacatgagatgtttattatcctgatatccggatggttattttggatagtatgggtgatgttcattttattacgCTTAGACCATTGGCTCTTTAGCACTAtccttttaatataaattttcacGTGAGTCACTCTAGTAATAGAATAGTATTTCATTaagaagataaataatttttctatatatatttgagatttttttatatatataatggcTTATAGGTTCATGGACAATCTTTAATAGTTAATACTCGAAGCTACAGTTTTTTAATCAACCACCCCGTTCTCCACTCAACTAATATGTCAAAGGCTCAAAGCTGTGGATTTTTCTCTGTCCttctaataaattttagtttacCATTTTTGAAGATATTATGGAATTTCAAACCTGTGATGTGTCCATAGACTCTTCATTAATTCCAAAAATT
Coding sequences within it:
- the LOC112803067 gene encoding G-type lectin S-receptor-like serine/threonine-protein kinase At1g34300 gives rise to the protein MFLRKHGLLLLLTTVVVLSATTTTTAISPGSTLSATSNQTWSSPSSTFFLGFVPVSPTTTPPTFTASIFYSGNSPVVWSAANATPVDSGASLRFLSSGALRLLNGSGATVWDSGTANRGASSATLEDSGNLVISNGSRTPLWQSFDHPTDTLVPSQNFSSGKILRSGSYSFILKSNGNLTLYWNDSMLYWNQGLNSSVNTVSKPVLALQSIGILQLSDTNLTSAAIVAYSNDYAEGGSDVLRVLKLDNDGNLRIYTTSKGSGNPTAMWAAVEDQCEVYAYCGNYGICSYNASNPVCGCPSQNFEMVDPNDSRKGCRRKVSLNNCQGNATMLTLNHAQLLTYSPEVQSQVFYIGISACKGNCLSNTNGCFASTALGDGTGQCYLKSQDLVSGYVSPALPSTSYIKVCPPVLQNPPPSGVSVKHKSSRVPAWVVVVVVLGTLLALVAFEGGLWMWCCRNNKRFGALSAQYALLEYASGAPVQFSYKELERATKGFKEKLGAGGFGAVYRGILVNKTVAAVKQLEGIEQGEKQFRMEVATISSTHHLNLVRLIGFCSEGRHRLLVYEFMKNGSLDNFLFMSEEHSGKLLNWEYRYSVALGTARGITYLHEECRDCIVHCDIKPENILLDENYVSKVSDFGLAKLVNPKDHRHRTLTSVRGTRGYLAPEWLANLPITSKSDVYSYGMVLLEIVSGRRNFEVSEETNRKKFSIWAYEEFEKGNIIGIVDKRLADQEVDMAQVTRAIQASFWCIQEQPSHRPTMSRVVQMLEGVAEIERPPAPRLAMEGPVVSGTSTNISSNVSAFSTAAASPHDPSSSSSFQTSSVSTLTLGRNTEKVSSSLLQSEP